The Agromyces sp. LHK192 genome includes a window with the following:
- a CDS encoding spermidine synthase: MAPSRNRPSRDEPARIEFETDVFSSTGLTLLVDGQAQSHVDPVDPTRLFFEYTRRIGHVVDAVRPPGAPIRALHLGGGALTLPRYVEATRPGSRQVVVEHDPAVVETVLARLPLPGRADIDVRIRDAANVAGWAMGATHPSAASGYDLVVVDLYSGLEPPEFVATREFADAVLSVLAPDGLAVLNVADAAGLGRLGDQARAFARARPSAELLATGDAAVLSGSEEGNVVLVVGPDRLPPRLEPLLRAVGPHPAEVLTAERLDFVLWGGC, from the coding sequence ATGGCGCCCTCGCGCAACCGGCCCTCGCGCGACGAACCCGCGCGCATCGAATTCGAGACCGACGTGTTCTCGTCGACCGGCCTCACGCTGCTCGTCGACGGGCAGGCGCAGTCGCACGTGGATCCGGTCGACCCGACCCGGTTGTTCTTCGAGTACACCCGGCGCATCGGCCACGTCGTCGACGCCGTCAGGCCGCCGGGGGCGCCGATCCGCGCGCTGCACCTCGGCGGCGGAGCGCTGACCCTCCCCCGCTACGTCGAGGCGACGCGGCCCGGATCCCGGCAGGTCGTGGTCGAGCACGACCCTGCCGTCGTCGAGACCGTGCTCGCCCGACTGCCGCTGCCCGGCCGCGCCGACATCGATGTGCGGATCCGTGACGCCGCGAACGTCGCGGGTTGGGCCATGGGCGCGACCCATCCGTCGGCGGCATCCGGCTACGACCTCGTGGTCGTCGACCTCTACTCCGGGCTCGAGCCGCCCGAGTTCGTCGCGACCCGTGAATTCGCCGACGCGGTGCTGTCGGTGCTCGCGCCCGACGGCCTGGCCGTCCTGAACGTGGCGGACGCCGCGGGGCTCGGCCGGCTCGGGGACCAGGCCCGCGCGTTCGCCCGTGCCCGTCCGTCGGCCGAGCTGCTCGCGACCGGCGACGCCGCGGTGCTGAGCGGATCCGAAGAGGGCAACGTCGTGCTCGTCGTCGGTCCCGACAGGTTGCCACCGCGCCTCGAGCCGCTGCTGCGTGCCGTCGGTCCCCACCCGGCCGAGGTGCTCACCGCCGAGCGCCTCGACTTCGTCCTCTGGGGAGGGTGCTGA
- a CDS encoding spermidine synthase yields MPDFERRLALSGHLARLEESRREPGSWTLYVDGTPQSHLDVEHPEWLGFEYVRRIGHAADLVAPSGEPITALHLGGGGLTLPRYLAATRPGSRQQVVELEADLVAFVREHLPLPRGEQIRVRTGDAREVLAKLPAGLDGVVDLAIVDIFAGARTPAHVTSTEFYGLIAPRLSPRGIVSVNVADGAGLAFARSQAATLAHVFAHVALAADSNMLKGRRFGNVVMYASAAPLPFDRMPRLLGSDPAPAKLVEGAEFRTFAAGGRVVTDATAVPSPPPARSIFLSR; encoded by the coding sequence GTGCCCGACTTCGAACGCCGCCTCGCACTGAGCGGCCACCTCGCGCGCCTGGAGGAGTCCCGGCGGGAGCCGGGCTCGTGGACGCTCTACGTCGACGGCACGCCGCAGTCGCACCTCGACGTCGAGCACCCCGAGTGGCTCGGCTTCGAGTACGTGCGCCGCATCGGGCACGCCGCCGACCTCGTGGCACCCTCCGGGGAGCCGATCACGGCGCTGCACCTCGGCGGCGGCGGGCTGACGCTCCCCCGCTACCTCGCCGCGACCCGCCCGGGTTCGCGCCAGCAGGTCGTCGAACTCGAGGCCGACCTCGTCGCGTTCGTGCGCGAGCACCTGCCGCTGCCCCGCGGCGAGCAGATCCGGGTGCGCACGGGCGATGCCCGCGAGGTGCTCGCGAAGCTGCCGGCCGGACTCGACGGCGTCGTCGACCTCGCGATCGTCGACATCTTCGCGGGCGCCCGCACCCCCGCGCACGTGACGAGCACCGAGTTCTACGGCCTGATCGCGCCGCGGCTGTCGCCGCGGGGCATCGTCTCCGTGAACGTGGCCGACGGCGCGGGCCTCGCCTTCGCCCGGTCGCAGGCCGCGACGCTCGCGCACGTGTTCGCGCACGTCGCGCTCGCGGCCGACTCGAACATGCTGAAGGGCCGCCGCTTCGGCAACGTCGTGATGTACGCGTCGGCAGCGCCGCTCCCGTTCGACCGGATGCCCCGACTGCTCGGCAGCGACCCGGCGCCCGCGAAGCTCGTCGAGGGCGCCGAGTTCCGCACGTTCGCGGCCGGCGGCCGGGTGGTGACGGATGCGACGGCCGTGCCGTCGCCCCCGCCGGCACGGTCGATCTTCCTGTCGCGCTGA
- a CDS encoding glycoside hydrolase family 10 protein, which yields MHQATTTPTPEPATSDSGPAGLARRGFLTLAVAGAAASAFSVTIGTLAASPARADGTAAGAAFAPRKRELRAMWISSVVNIDWPSKTGLSAADQQAEFLRWLDVAAQFNLNAVFVQVRPTADAFWPSPLEPWSQYLTGVQGQDPGYDPLAFIVDEAHRRNLELHAWYNPYRVSMQADPTKLVPEHPARVHPEWIWPYGGKLYFDPGLPEVQEHIQQAIMHSVEHYDLDGVHFDDYFYPYAVAGQTIPDAATYAAHGAGFADIADWRRENVNTFVRSISERIKATKPWVKFGISPFGIWRNAATDPAGSATSGSQSYDMQFADTRKWVVEGWLDYINPQIYWQFGLAVADYAALVPWWADVAEASGTHLYIGEALYKVTSGVFTDPAELSNHLDFDRQVDADRAPVHGNVYFSANHVPADPQGAMTLLRDRHYPTPAIVPAMPWLPETDVRTPVLAVVHRVDDGARVVWLDAIRPDRRATSFAVYRVEGRVASIDVEDAANLVATVRAADAVRQEWVDAAAAPGTAYTYVVTALDRVWNETAPSRPGWVRAG from the coding sequence ATGCATCAGGCCACCACGACACCGACCCCGGAACCGGCGACGTCCGACTCCGGCCCCGCAGGGCTCGCCCGCCGGGGCTTCCTCACCCTCGCCGTGGCCGGCGCCGCGGCATCCGCCTTCTCCGTCACGATCGGGACGCTGGCCGCCTCGCCCGCCCGCGCCGACGGCACCGCCGCCGGCGCCGCGTTCGCGCCCCGCAAGCGCGAGCTGCGCGCCATGTGGATCTCCTCCGTCGTCAACATCGACTGGCCCTCCAAGACCGGCCTGTCGGCCGCCGACCAGCAGGCCGAGTTCCTGCGCTGGCTCGACGTCGCCGCGCAGTTCAACCTCAACGCCGTCTTCGTGCAGGTGCGCCCGACCGCCGACGCGTTCTGGCCGAGCCCGCTCGAACCCTGGTCGCAGTACCTCACCGGCGTGCAGGGACAGGACCCCGGCTACGACCCGCTCGCGTTCATCGTCGACGAGGCGCACCGGCGCAACCTCGAGCTGCACGCCTGGTACAACCCCTACCGGGTCTCGATGCAGGCCGACCCCACGAAGCTCGTCCCCGAGCACCCCGCACGCGTGCACCCCGAGTGGATCTGGCCGTACGGCGGCAAGCTCTACTTCGACCCGGGCCTGCCCGAGGTGCAGGAGCACATCCAGCAGGCGATCATGCACTCCGTCGAGCACTACGACCTCGACGGCGTGCACTTCGACGACTACTTCTACCCGTACGCGGTGGCCGGGCAGACGATCCCGGATGCCGCGACCTACGCCGCGCACGGTGCCGGGTTCGCCGACATCGCCGACTGGCGGCGCGAGAACGTGAACACCTTCGTGCGGTCCATCTCCGAACGCATCAAGGCCACGAAGCCCTGGGTGAAGTTCGGCATCAGCCCGTTCGGCATCTGGCGCAACGCGGCGACCGACCCCGCGGGCTCCGCCACGAGCGGCTCGCAGTCGTACGACATGCAGTTCGCCGACACCCGCAAGTGGGTGGTCGAGGGCTGGCTCGACTACATCAACCCGCAGATCTACTGGCAGTTCGGGCTCGCCGTCGCCGACTACGCCGCGCTCGTGCCCTGGTGGGCCGACGTCGCCGAGGCATCCGGCACCCACCTCTACATCGGCGAGGCGCTCTACAAGGTGACCTCGGGAGTGTTCACCGACCCCGCCGAGCTCTCGAACCACCTCGACTTCGACCGGCAGGTCGACGCCGACCGCGCACCCGTGCACGGCAACGTCTACTTCTCGGCCAACCACGTGCCCGCCGACCCGCAGGGAGCCATGACGCTGCTGCGCGACCGCCACTACCCGACGCCGGCGATCGTGCCCGCGATGCCGTGGCTGCCGGAGACCGACGTGCGCACGCCCGTGCTCGCCGTCGTGCACCGCGTCGACGACGGCGCGCGCGTCGTCTGGCTCGACGCCATCCGGCCCGACCGGCGGGCCACGTCGTTCGCGGTCTACCGCGTCGAGGGCCGGGTCGCGTCGATCGACGTCGAGGACGCCGCCAACCTCGTCGCGACCGTGCGCGCAGCCGACGCCGTCCGCCAGGAATGGGTGGATGCCGCGGCAGCGCCGGGCACCGCGTACACGTACGTCGTCACCGCACTCGACCGCGTGTGGAACGAGACCGCGCCGAGCCGGCCCGGCTGGGTGCGCGCGGGCTGA
- a CDS encoding biotin-dependent carboxyltransferase family protein, whose translation MSGRTGALHPASDALLVEQPGPLTLVEDLGRPGLAHLGVAASGALDRGALALANRLVGNPDGAAGLEVVGGGFRARFRGTRWFAVAGAWGDIRLDGRRVTPYTAARGVDGAVLELAAPERGIRWVLAVRGGVDEPPVLGSRSTDTLSGLGPARVEAGRVLPIGSEPAASVPTLDREAAYPPSEGTVTLALLPGPRADWLDEASTVRLFDGQWRMSAAADRVGARIDGPVLERSALARRIGELPSEATVPGSMQLPPSGQPTILLADRPVTGGYPVVAIVAPASLDRLAQVRPGQGIRFRHA comes from the coding sequence ATGAGCGGGCGAACCGGTGCCCTCCACCCCGCCTCCGACGCCCTGCTCGTCGAGCAACCCGGGCCGCTGACGCTCGTCGAGGACCTCGGCCGACCCGGGCTCGCGCACCTGGGCGTCGCGGCGTCGGGCGCCCTCGACCGCGGCGCGCTCGCGCTCGCGAACCGGCTCGTGGGCAACCCCGACGGCGCGGCAGGCCTCGAGGTCGTCGGCGGCGGGTTCCGCGCCCGGTTCCGGGGCACCCGATGGTTCGCGGTCGCCGGCGCCTGGGGAGACATCCGGCTCGATGGACGCCGGGTGACGCCGTACACGGCGGCCCGCGGAGTGGACGGCGCCGTGCTCGAACTCGCGGCGCCCGAGCGCGGCATCCGCTGGGTGCTCGCCGTCAGGGGCGGGGTCGACGAGCCGCCCGTGCTCGGCTCCCGGTCGACCGACACGCTGTCGGGGTTGGGCCCCGCCCGCGTCGAGGCGGGCCGGGTGCTGCCGATCGGGTCGGAGCCCGCGGCATCCGTGCCGACGCTCGACCGTGAGGCGGCGTACCCGCCCTCGGAGGGAACCGTGACCCTCGCGCTGCTCCCGGGTCCGCGTGCCGACTGGCTCGACGAGGCGTCGACCGTGCGCCTCTTCGACGGTCAGTGGCGCATGTCGGCGGCGGCCGACCGCGTCGGCGCGAGGATCGACGGGCCGGTGCTCGAGCGGTCGGCGCTCGCCCGCCGCATCGGCGAGCTGCCGAGCGAGGCGACGGTGCCCGGGTCGATGCAGCTGCCGCCGTCGGGGCAGCCGACGATCCTGCTCGCCGACCGGCCGGTGACGGGCGGATACCCCGTGGTCGCGATCGTGGCCCCGGCATCGCTCGACCGGCTGGCGCAGGTGCGGCCCGGTCAGGGGATCCGCTTCCGGCACGCGTGA
- a CDS encoding allophanate hydrolase subunit 1, protein MTRRILPSGASALLVECDGLPDVLALHDTLSATAPAGVVELVPAARTVLVSVDPAMLPLESAASWIRRATTDAPPPTGAAGTAEPVIVPVRYDGRDLAEVADELGLAPDELVARHAAAAWRVAFIGFAPGFAYLVSEDWPFDVPRLASPRTSVPAGAVGLAGGFSGAYPRSSPGGWRLIGRADAPLWDAAAQPPALLAPGAHVRFEAVTGA, encoded by the coding sequence GTGACCCGGCGCATCCTGCCGTCGGGCGCGTCGGCGCTGCTCGTCGAGTGCGACGGGCTGCCCGACGTGCTGGCGTTGCACGACACCCTGTCGGCGACGGCGCCCGCCGGCGTCGTCGAGCTCGTGCCCGCGGCCCGGACGGTGCTCGTGAGCGTCGACCCCGCGATGCTGCCGCTCGAGTCGGCGGCGAGCTGGATCCGGCGCGCGACGACGGATGCTCCGCCTCCGACCGGCGCGGCGGGTACGGCCGAGCCCGTGATCGTGCCGGTGCGGTACGACGGCCGGGACCTCGCCGAGGTCGCCGACGAACTCGGCCTCGCGCCGGACGAGCTGGTCGCACGGCACGCCGCCGCCGCCTGGCGGGTCGCGTTCATCGGATTCGCTCCCGGGTTCGCGTACCTGGTGAGCGAGGACTGGCCGTTCGACGTGCCGCGCCTCGCGTCGCCGCGCACATCGGTGCCGGCGGGCGCGGTCGGCCTCGCCGGCGGCTTCAGCGGCGCCTACCCGCGCTCGAGTCCCGGCGGCTGGCGGCTGATCGGGCGGGCCGACGCCCCGCTGTGGGATGCCGCGGCGCAGCCGCCCGCCCTGCTCGCGCCCGGGGCGCACGTGCGGTTCGAGGCGGTGACCGGGGCATGA
- a CDS encoding LamB/YcsF family protein, with product MDLNADLGEAVGDVEVADDLAMFPLVTSANVACGFHGGDPVVMRRSVRLATAHRVSLGAHPGYRDLDGFGRRELGTPPDVIAAELLVQLGALDALARAAGIGVAYVKAHGALYHRLGVDAEAAAAYVEAVAAFDEGLAVLGAPGNALEARAAEAGLRFVREAFVDRAYLPDGGLVPRGRPGAVVTDPEAVAARAVELATTGGIAAVDGDRLDLRPDSLCLHGDTEGAITLAARVRAALAGAGVELRAFA from the coding sequence ATCGATCTCAACGCCGACCTCGGCGAGGCCGTGGGCGACGTCGAGGTCGCCGACGACCTCGCGATGTTCCCCCTGGTGACCAGTGCGAACGTCGCGTGCGGGTTCCACGGCGGCGACCCCGTGGTCATGCGGCGCAGCGTCCGGCTGGCGACGGCGCACCGCGTGTCGCTCGGTGCGCATCCCGGGTACCGCGACCTCGACGGATTCGGCCGCCGCGAGCTCGGCACCCCGCCCGACGTCATCGCCGCCGAGCTCCTCGTGCAGCTCGGTGCGCTCGACGCGCTCGCCCGCGCGGCGGGCATCGGCGTCGCCTACGTGAAGGCCCACGGTGCGCTGTACCACCGGCTCGGCGTCGACGCCGAGGCCGCCGCGGCGTACGTCGAGGCCGTCGCGGCGTTCGACGAGGGCCTCGCGGTGCTCGGCGCGCCGGGAAACGCACTCGAGGCGCGCGCCGCCGAGGCCGGCCTGCGATTCGTGCGGGAGGCGTTCGTCGACCGTGCCTACCTGCCCGACGGAGGCCTCGTGCCGCGCGGCCGCCCCGGTGCGGTCGTGACCGATCCGGAGGCGGTCGCCGCGAGGGCCGTCGAGCTCGCGACGACCGGGGGGATCGCCGCGGTCGACGGCGACCGGCTCGACCTCCGGCCCGATTCGCTGTGCCTGCACGGCGACACCGAGGGCGCGATCACGCTCGCGGCGCGGGTGCGTGCCGCGCTCGCCGGCGCGGGGGTCGAGCTGCGGGCGTTCGCGTGA
- a CDS encoding sorbosone dehydrogenase family protein, with translation MRGRDDEKRSAAARAAVGSLAVLAALSGCLPAGPAPTPSATPTPESASPSPTSTATATPPEAPPPVLVPAGEASDIAVGLDAPWSVLRLPDGGVLVSERDTARIVEVGGDGSARPVVDVPGVAPAGEGGLMGLAFLPGAAARPDFVYAMFTGPDDNRIVRMPLSGAPGALALGTPEVVLAGIPKAGNHNGGRLAFGPDGFLYATTGDAGQRDAAQDPASLAGKILRLAIDGTPAAGNPFATHAWSIGHRNPQGLAWDAEGRLWAAEFGQNTWDELNLVTRGANYGWPIVEGQAGDGRFSDPVAQWPTSEASPSGLAILGDTAVVAGLGGERIWTVAPLSGVAPSAGRATVAPTATPWFVDGYGRIRDVVPGADGELWFLTNNTDGRGSPRDGDDRLVRVGVAPLP, from the coding sequence ATGCGAGGACGGGACGACGAGAAGCGGTCGGCGGCGGCCAGGGCCGCGGTGGGCTCGCTGGCCGTGCTCGCGGCGCTGAGCGGATGCCTCCCCGCCGGCCCCGCCCCAACGCCGAGCGCCACGCCGACCCCCGAATCGGCGAGCCCGAGTCCGACATCGACGGCGACGGCGACGCCCCCCGAGGCCCCGCCGCCGGTACTCGTGCCCGCCGGGGAGGCATCCGACATCGCCGTCGGACTCGATGCGCCGTGGTCGGTGCTGCGCCTGCCCGACGGCGGCGTGCTCGTCAGCGAACGCGACACGGCCCGGATCGTCGAGGTCGGCGGCGACGGCTCCGCCCGCCCCGTCGTCGACGTGCCCGGGGTCGCGCCCGCGGGCGAGGGCGGCCTGATGGGGCTCGCGTTCCTGCCGGGCGCCGCGGCCCGGCCCGACTTCGTGTACGCGATGTTCACCGGGCCCGACGACAACCGCATCGTGCGGATGCCGCTCAGCGGTGCCCCGGGCGCACTCGCGCTCGGCACCCCGGAGGTCGTGCTGGCGGGCATCCCGAAGGCCGGGAACCACAACGGCGGGCGGCTCGCGTTCGGGCCGGACGGATTCCTCTACGCGACCACGGGCGACGCCGGGCAGCGCGACGCCGCGCAGGATCCGGCGTCGCTCGCCGGGAAGATCCTGCGGCTCGCCATCGACGGCACGCCGGCCGCGGGCAACCCGTTCGCAACGCACGCGTGGTCGATCGGGCACCGCAACCCGCAGGGGCTGGCCTGGGACGCCGAGGGCCGGCTGTGGGCCGCCGAGTTCGGGCAGAACACGTGGGACGAGCTCAACCTCGTCACCCGCGGTGCCAACTACGGCTGGCCGATCGTCGAGGGACAGGCGGGCGACGGCCGGTTCAGCGACCCGGTCGCGCAGTGGCCGACGTCGGAGGCGAGCCCCTCCGGCCTCGCGATCCTCGGCGATACCGCCGTCGTGGCGGGACTCGGCGGCGAGCGGATCTGGACCGTCGCTCCGCTCTCCGGCGTCGCGCCGTCGGCCGGTCGGGCAACCGTCGCCCCGACCGCGACGCCGTGGTTCGTCGACGGGTACGGGCGCATCCGCGACGTCGTGCCGGGCGCCGACGGCGAACTGTGGTTCCTCACCAACAACACCGACGGTCGCGGATCACCGCGCGACGGCGACGATCGGCTGGTGCGCGTCGGCGTCGCGCCCCTGCCCTGA
- a CDS encoding SprT-like domain-containing protein, whose product MADLDRVRRWAEALIRMHLDAEIWTFGFDNAKKRAGLCNYTAKHISVSRYLAARYGDDEIHQVLLHEVAHAIAGPRAGHGPKWRHVAESIGYVGRRTHDGEIADELAPWVGRCPSGHEHYRYREPVRPLSCGLCRRGFDRANLIVWQRRVITPAMRRRAASSAVDPAG is encoded by the coding sequence ATGGCGGATCTCGATCGGGTGCGACGCTGGGCCGAGGCGCTCATCCGCATGCACCTCGACGCCGAGATCTGGACCTTCGGATTCGACAACGCGAAGAAGCGCGCGGGCCTGTGCAACTACACCGCCAAGCACATCTCGGTGTCGCGCTACCTCGCCGCCCGGTACGGCGACGACGAGATCCACCAGGTGCTGCTCCACGAGGTCGCGCACGCGATCGCCGGTCCGCGCGCCGGTCACGGCCCGAAGTGGCGCCACGTCGCGGAGTCGATCGGGTACGTGGGGCGGCGCACGCACGACGGCGAGATCGCCGACGAACTCGCGCCGTGGGTGGGTCGCTGCCCCTCCGGACACGAGCACTACCGATATCGTGAGCCGGTGCGCCCGTTGAGCTGCGGCCTGTGCCGCCGCGGATTCGATCGCGCGAACCTCATCGTCTGGCAGCGCCGCGTGATCACCCCCGCGATGCGTCGGCGGGCCGCGAGCAGCGCCGTCGATCCCGCAGGGTGA
- a CDS encoding ABATE domain-containing protein, producing the protein MTVSTVTIPTGQWIDAPDGQRWWFDSGSLALDFAYTGAFADAHVRGERLHQPDDLTGWLRERFPVAVGAARSRDLFDAVALRDAITRLAVAASRGEALPGSDVDIVNLYAATPDIPPALGGGTRQAGRSVQTVGQALSTIARDAVDAFSPAGTDRIRDCSADGCDIVYLDTSRAATRRWCSMQRCGNRAKVRAHRARKGMRVSEAA; encoded by the coding sequence ATGACCGTCTCAACCGTCACGATTCCGACCGGCCAGTGGATCGACGCCCCCGACGGCCAGCGCTGGTGGTTCGACTCGGGCTCGCTCGCGCTCGACTTCGCGTACACGGGTGCCTTCGCCGACGCCCACGTCCGCGGCGAGCGCCTCCACCAGCCCGACGACCTGACCGGATGGCTGCGCGAGCGGTTCCCGGTCGCCGTCGGCGCCGCGCGTTCGCGCGACCTGTTCGACGCGGTCGCACTGCGCGACGCGATCACGCGCCTCGCGGTGGCCGCGAGCCGCGGCGAGGCGCTGCCGGGGAGCGACGTCGACATCGTGAACCTGTACGCGGCGACGCCGGACATCCCGCCGGCGCTCGGGGGCGGCACCCGTCAGGCGGGCCGCTCGGTGCAGACCGTCGGCCAGGCGCTGTCGACGATCGCCCGCGACGCGGTCGACGCGTTCTCGCCGGCAGGGACCGACCGCATCCGCGACTGCAGCGCCGACGGCTGCGACATCGTCTACCTCGACACGTCGCGAGCGGCGACCCGGCGGTGGTGCTCGATGCAGCGGTGCGGCAACCGCGCGAAGGTGCGCGCGCACCGTGCGCGCAAGGGGATGCGGGTCTCCGAGGCGGCCTGA
- a CDS encoding DUF1345 domain-containing protein, with protein sequence MSPTREGDPAPEGDSPPDGEPAPTADPTAAAAPDASAATPAPGPAVTPATAAPRAAYDIVRLALACIAGFNAAWITLVIVVILRGWEPTTDLFALCVFAFSAASSFAYLLHTLRTFGRMSAPRLRQVLLATNAGGRFGRVGEVLSGTGPTIAVQWSVIAVGAVLVFTLWPGLLSETTTVFFSVLVVAASWAVTVVAYAVHYARYDEAYGGFDFPTKRSERIFSDYVYLAVQVQTTFSTSDVSLTLPGPRRLVTGHTLVSFAFNTVIIAMLITVIFIGH encoded by the coding sequence ATGAGTCCGACGCGCGAGGGCGACCCGGCGCCCGAGGGCGACTCGCCGCCCGACGGCGAGCCGGCCCCCACTGCGGATCCGACAGCAGCCGCTGCACCGGATGCCTCCGCGGCCACGCCCGCACCGGGCCCGGCGGTCACGCCCGCGACCGCGGCCCCGCGGGCCGCGTATGACATCGTGCGTCTCGCCCTGGCGTGCATCGCCGGCTTCAACGCCGCATGGATCACGCTGGTGATCGTGGTCATCCTGCGCGGATGGGAGCCGACGACCGACCTGTTCGCGCTCTGCGTGTTCGCGTTCTCGGCGGCGTCGTCGTTCGCGTACCTCCTGCACACGCTCCGCACCTTCGGCCGGATGAGCGCGCCACGCCTGCGGCAGGTCCTACTCGCGACGAACGCCGGCGGACGGTTCGGCCGGGTGGGCGAGGTGCTTTCGGGCACCGGGCCGACGATCGCCGTGCAGTGGTCGGTGATCGCCGTCGGGGCGGTGCTCGTCTTCACGCTCTGGCCCGGCCTGCTGAGCGAGACGACCACCGTGTTCTTCAGCGTCCTCGTCGTCGCCGCCTCCTGGGCGGTCACGGTCGTCGCATACGCGGTGCACTATGCCAGGTACGACGAGGCCTACGGCGGATTCGACTTCCCGACCAAGCGGTCGGAGCGCATCTTCAGCGACTACGTCTACCTCGCCGTGCAGGTGCAGACCACGTTCTCGACCTCGGATGTCTCGCTCACGCTCCCAGGCCCCCGCAGGCTGGTGACCGGGCACACGCTCGTCTCGTTCGCGTTCAACACGGTGATCATCGCGATGTTGATCACGGTGATCTTCATCGGGCACTGA
- a CDS encoding DUF1684 domain-containing protein — MTTTLAALQLADWRRRVAGLYAGVRQLSATNPAAGHELWRSGRDELFAGHPQSPLLPDDRADFTGLTISRYDPDWRFELEVRRVDGPVRMTVDSATDGAIPFTLVGTVRVPTMGTLDVWRVMSYAGGLFVPVKDALAGAPGGTYGGGRYLLDTMKGADLGAGAGDDSLVLDFNFAYNPSCAYDPSWSCPLAQEGNTLRDEVPVGERMPR; from the coding sequence ATGACCACCACACTCGCCGCCCTCCAGCTCGCCGACTGGCGTCGCCGGGTCGCCGGCCTCTACGCGGGGGTCCGCCAGCTCAGCGCGACGAACCCCGCCGCCGGCCACGAGCTCTGGCGCTCGGGGCGCGACGAGCTGTTCGCCGGGCATCCGCAGTCGCCGTTGCTGCCCGACGACCGGGCGGACTTCACCGGGCTCACGATCTCGCGGTACGACCCCGACTGGCGGTTCGAACTCGAGGTGCGGCGCGTCGACGGACCGGTGCGGATGACCGTCGACTCGGCCACGGACGGAGCGATCCCGTTCACGCTGGTGGGCACGGTTCGGGTGCCGACGATGGGCACGCTCGACGTCTGGCGCGTCATGAGCTACGCGGGCGGGCTGTTCGTCCCGGTGAAGGACGCCCTCGCCGGCGCACCGGGCGGCACCTACGGCGGCGGTCGGTACCTGCTCGACACGATGAAGGGCGCCGACCTCGGCGCGGGAGCCGGCGACGACTCGCTCGTCCTCGACTTCAACTTCGCGTACAACCCGTCGTGCGCGTACGACCCGTCGTGGTCGTGCCCGCTCGCGCAGGAGGGCAACACCCTGCGCGACGAGGTGCCGGTGGGCGAGCGGATGCCCCGCTGA